One genomic segment of Vibrio sp. SCSIO 43136 includes these proteins:
- the zapD gene encoding cell division protein ZapD: MLTHKFEHPLNEKTRIYLRVESLLRQMNHASEQVDSMHYQLFFRPMFDLLDIFEQIQLKSELAKDLEKQRLAYKSWLNVEGVDQSTLQGLLNNIDVVHKELMSAPRFGIALKEDRLLSTIRQRFGLPGGSCCFDLPSLHYWLHQNENARLADIERWLTSLRPLTNALHLWLKLCRETGFEKAQIARAGFFQSDAEEANILRLSIPLDYGVYPMISGHKNRFAIKFIDFETGQAFSNDVEFQLAICN, from the coding sequence ATGTTGACGCACAAGTTTGAACATCCTCTCAATGAGAAAACCCGGATCTACCTTCGTGTGGAGTCGTTGTTGCGTCAAATGAACCACGCTTCTGAGCAAGTCGATAGTATGCACTATCAGCTCTTCTTTCGACCTATGTTTGACCTGCTCGATATCTTCGAACAGATTCAGCTAAAATCTGAGCTTGCCAAAGATCTTGAGAAGCAACGCTTGGCCTATAAATCTTGGCTAAATGTTGAGGGTGTCGATCAATCAACACTGCAAGGTCTGCTTAACAATATCGATGTAGTACACAAAGAGTTGATGTCAGCACCACGATTTGGCATTGCTTTGAAAGAAGACCGCCTGTTGAGCACGATTCGCCAGCGTTTTGGCTTACCCGGTGGCTCTTGCTGCTTTGATTTGCCCTCTTTGCATTACTGGCTGCATCAAAATGAAAACGCACGATTAGCAGATATTGAGCGCTGGCTGACTAGCCTTCGTCCATTGACGAATGCGCTGCACTTGTGGCTGAAGCTGTGCCGTGAAACTGGCTTTGAAAAAGCCCAGATTGCTCGCGCAGGTTTTTTCCAAAGCGACGCCGAAGAAGCCAATATCTTACGTCTTTCGATCCCATTGGATTATGGTGTATACCCGATGATTTCAGGCCATAAGAATCGCTTTGCCATCAAATTTATTGATTTTGAAACGGGCCAAGCCTTTTCAAATGACGTTGAGTTCCAACTAGCTATCTGTAATTAG
- the ftsZ gene encoding cell division protein FtsZ has translation MFEPMMEMSDDAVIKVVGVGGGGGNAVEHMVRESIEGVEFISVNTDAQALRKTQVNTVIQIGGDITKGLGAGANPQVGREAALEDRDKLKESLTGADMVFIAAGMGGGTGTGAAPVIAEVAKELGVLTVAVVTKPFGFEGKKRLAFAEQGIEELSKHVDSLITIPNEKLLKVLGRGITLLEAFASANDVLKNAVQGIAELITRPGMINVDFADVRTVMSEMGHAMMGSGVAQGEDRAEEAAEMAISSPLLEDIDLAGARGVLVNITAGLDMRLDEFETVGNTVKAFASDNATVVIGTSLDPDMSEEIRVTVVATGIGNEKKPEITLVTGNAKPAVQPTQPAVQQSAPAAEPKVAQPLQANTPKEPEVKPQSPASAPASQPSAGNASTAPQNQQDNENGYLDIPAFLRRQAD, from the coding sequence ATGTTTGAACCGATGATGGAAATGTCTGACGACGCAGTAATCAAAGTCGTTGGTGTTGGTGGCGGTGGTGGTAATGCCGTTGAGCACATGGTACGTGAGTCTATTGAAGGTGTGGAATTTATCAGTGTTAACACCGATGCCCAAGCTCTTCGTAAAACCCAAGTAAACACAGTAATTCAGATCGGTGGTGATATCACTAAAGGTCTGGGTGCAGGTGCTAACCCTCAGGTTGGCCGTGAAGCTGCTCTTGAAGATCGAGATAAACTTAAAGAATCTCTAACTGGTGCCGATATGGTATTTATCGCAGCAGGTATGGGCGGTGGTACTGGTACAGGTGCCGCTCCAGTGATCGCTGAAGTGGCTAAAGAACTGGGTGTACTAACTGTTGCTGTTGTGACCAAGCCATTTGGTTTTGAAGGTAAGAAGCGTTTGGCATTTGCTGAACAAGGGATCGAAGAGCTTTCTAAGCACGTTGATTCTTTGATCACGATTCCAAACGAGAAGCTACTTAAAGTACTAGGTCGCGGTATCACTCTGCTAGAAGCTTTCGCTAGTGCAAACGATGTGCTTAAGAATGCAGTTCAGGGTATTGCCGAGCTTATTACTCGCCCAGGCATGATTAACGTCGACTTTGCGGACGTACGTACCGTAATGTCTGAAATGGGTCATGCAATGATGGGTAGCGGTGTTGCTCAAGGTGAAGACCGAGCGGAAGAAGCGGCAGAGATGGCAATTTCTAGCCCACTGCTTGAAGACATCGATCTGGCCGGTGCGCGTGGTGTTCTTGTGAACATTACAGCAGGTTTGGATATGCGCCTTGATGAATTTGAAACTGTTGGTAATACTGTTAAAGCGTTTGCATCAGATAACGCAACCGTAGTTATCGGTACTTCTCTAGACCCCGATATGTCTGAAGAAATCCGTGTTACTGTCGTTGCGACTGGTATTGGCAATGAAAAGAAACCAGAGATCACTTTGGTGACGGGCAATGCTAAACCAGCGGTGCAGCCAACTCAGCCAGCAGTACAGCAATCAGCGCCAGCGGCGGAACCAAAAGTGGCACAACCTTTGCAGGCAAATACTCCAAAGGAACCAGAGGTGAAACCTCAGTCGCCAGCAAGTGCACCAGCAAGCCAGCCAAGTGCAGGTAATGCGAGCACAGCGCCGCAAAATCAACAAGATAACGAAAATGGTTATCTAGATATTCCGGCATTTTTGCGTCGCCAAGCTGACTGA
- the ftsA gene encoding cell division protein FtsA, translating to MTRTAEDNIIVGLDIGTATVSALVGECLPDGQINIIGAGTSPSRGMDKGGVNDLESVVKSVQRAVDQAELMAECRISNVFISLSGRHIASRIEKGMGTISDEEVSQEDMDRSIHTAKSIKIGDEQRILHVIPQEFTIDYQEGIKNPLGLSGVRMEVSVHLISCHNDMARNIIKAVERCGLKVEQLVFSGLASSNAVITEDERELGVCVVDIGAGTMDVSIWTGGALRHTEVFSYAGNAVTSDIAFAFGTPVSDAEEIKVKYGCALSEMVSKDDTVNVPSVGGRPSRSLQRQTLAEVIEPRYTELMGLVNQTIDSVQEKLRNEGIKHHLAAGVVLTGGAAQIEGVVECAERVFRNQVRVGKPLEVSGLTDYVKAPYHSTAVGLLHYARDAHFSDDGDYNEPKRTANVAGLWQKMRNWIQKEF from the coding sequence ATGACTAGGACCGCAGAAGACAACATAATTGTTGGTCTAGATATCGGTACAGCGACAGTTTCAGCCTTGGTTGGTGAGTGTTTACCAGATGGTCAAATTAACATTATTGGTGCAGGTACTAGCCCATCTCGCGGCATGGACAAAGGCGGGGTTAACGACTTAGAGTCGGTGGTTAAATCTGTGCAACGTGCTGTTGACCAAGCGGAACTGATGGCTGAGTGCCGTATTAGCAATGTATTTATTTCTCTGTCTGGCCGCCATATTGCGAGCCGAATTGAGAAAGGTATGGGGACTATCTCTGACGAGGAAGTCTCACAAGAAGATATGGATCGTTCGATTCATACGGCTAAATCCATTAAGATTGGTGATGAGCAAAGGATCCTGCACGTCATTCCTCAAGAATTCACCATCGATTACCAAGAAGGTATTAAAAACCCACTGGGCCTTTCAGGTGTTCGTATGGAAGTAAGTGTTCATCTTATTTCTTGCCATAACGATATGGCACGTAACATTATCAAAGCTGTCGAACGCTGCGGACTGAAAGTTGAACAGTTAGTTTTCTCTGGGTTAGCATCAAGTAACGCTGTGATCACTGAAGATGAGCGTGAACTTGGCGTATGTGTCGTCGATATCGGTGCAGGAACGATGGACGTATCGATCTGGACTGGCGGTGCTTTGCGCCACACTGAGGTATTTTCCTATGCGGGAAATGCCGTCACCAGTGATATTGCATTTGCTTTTGGTACGCCTGTAAGTGATGCAGAAGAAATAAAAGTTAAGTATGGTTGTGCGCTAAGTGAGATGGTGAGCAAAGACGACACGGTTAACGTACCGAGCGTTGGCGGTCGACCTTCTCGTAGCTTACAGCGACAAACTTTGGCTGAAGTGATTGAGCCAAGGTATACAGAATTAATGGGCTTGGTAAATCAGACCATAGATAGTGTGCAAGAAAAACTTCGTAACGAAGGGATCAAACACCATTTGGCGGCTGGCGTCGTCTTAACAGGTGGTGCGGCACAGATTGAAGGTGTGGTCGAGTGCGCTGAAAGAGTGTTCCGAAACCAAGTCCGAGTTGGTAAGCCATTAGAAGTGAGTGGGCTTACTGATTATGTAAAAGCGCCGTATCACTCAACGGCGGTAGGATTACTTCATTACGCAAGAGATGCCCATTTTAGCGACGACGGTGACTATAATGAGCCTAAGCGCACAGCAAATGTTGCTGGTTTGTGGCAAAAGATGCGTAATTGGATTCAAAAAGAATTTTAA
- the lpxC gene encoding UDP-3-O-acyl-N-acetylglucosamine deacetylase, whose protein sequence is MIRQRTLKEIVKATGVGLHSGRKVTLTLRPAPANTGVIYRRTDLEPAVDFPADPASVRDTMLCTALVNDQGVRISTVEHLNAALAGMGIDNIIIEVDAPEIPIMDGSASPFVYLLQSAGVETLNAPKRFVRIKKKIRVEDGDKWAELVPHNGFRMDFEIEFEHPAIDADEQRLLFDFSTTAFVKNISRARTFGFMKDIEYLQSQNLCLGGSFDCAIVLDEYRILNEDGLRFDNEFVTHKVLDAIGDLYMCGHSIVGELRAYKSGHALNNKLLRAVLADQEAWEWATFEEEVGSPVAFAEPNMVLA, encoded by the coding sequence ATGATCAGGCAACGTACGCTAAAAGAAATCGTAAAAGCGACTGGAGTGGGTCTTCACTCTGGACGTAAAGTTACGCTTACGCTTCGTCCTGCACCAGCAAATACCGGTGTAATCTACCGTCGCACCGATTTGGAGCCTGCTGTGGACTTCCCCGCGGACCCTGCTTCTGTGCGTGACACTATGCTATGTACTGCGTTGGTCAATGATCAAGGCGTACGTATCTCTACAGTTGAGCACTTAAACGCTGCTTTAGCGGGTATGGGTATCGATAACATCATTATCGAAGTCGACGCACCTGAAATTCCTATTATGGATGGTAGTGCGAGTCCATTCGTTTACTTGCTTCAATCTGCAGGTGTAGAAACCTTAAATGCACCAAAACGCTTTGTACGCATCAAGAAAAAGATTCGTGTAGAAGATGGTGATAAGTGGGCTGAACTGGTACCACACAATGGTTTCCGTATGGATTTCGAAATTGAATTCGAACATCCTGCAATCGATGCTGACGAACAACGCCTCCTATTTGACTTCTCTACGACAGCATTTGTGAAAAACATCTCTCGAGCACGTACTTTCGGCTTTATGAAAGATATCGAGTATTTGCAGTCACAAAATCTTTGTCTAGGAGGAAGTTTTGACTGTGCGATCGTATTGGATGAATACCGTATTCTTAATGAAGATGGTCTGCGCTTCGACAACGAGTTCGTGACTCACAAAGTATTGGATGCCATTGGCGATCTATACATGTGTGGCCACAGCATTGTTGGTGAACTTCGAGCCTACAAATCTGGCCACGCACTGAACAACAAGCTACTGCGTGCAGTGCTTGCGGATCAAGAAGCTTGGGAATGGGCGACATTCGAAGAAGAAGTTGGCTCACCAGTCGCATTTGCTGAACCAAATATGGTTCTAGCGTAA
- the murC gene encoding UDP-N-acetylmuramate--L-alanine ligase → MTVKHTQDIAKIRALIPEMRRVKTIHFVGIGGAGMSGIAEVLLNEGYQITGSDLAENPVTQSLTEKGATIFFGHQAQNVEQASVVVVSTAISQDNPELVAAKERRIPVVRRAEMLAELMRFRHGIAVAGTHGKTTTTALVTQIYSEAGMDPTFVNGGLVKSAGTNARLGSSRILIAEADESDASFLHLQPMVSIVTNIEADHMDTYGGDFEVLKQTFVDFLHQLPFYGQAIMCIDDPVVREILPRISRQVITYGFSEDADVRIENYRQEGQQGKFTVVRQGKDDLDITLNIPGRHNALNASAAIAVATEDDISDQAILKAMAGTQGTGRRFDHLGEFETGNGQAMLVDDYGHHPSEVDVTIQAARAGWNDKRLVMIFQPHRYSRTRDLYDDFANVLDQVDVLIMLDVYAAGEKPISNADSRALCRTIRSRGKLEPIFVPEKEQLPAVLANVLQDNDLVLTQGAGDVGKVAKQLASLELNIERLKQA, encoded by the coding sequence ATGACAGTTAAACACACTCAAGATATTGCAAAAATTCGAGCGCTTATCCCAGAAATGCGCCGCGTTAAAACCATCCATTTCGTTGGGATTGGTGGCGCTGGTATGAGCGGCATTGCTGAAGTTTTACTTAATGAAGGCTACCAGATCACAGGTTCTGATCTTGCAGAAAACCCAGTGACTCAAAGCCTGACCGAAAAAGGGGCGACGATCTTTTTTGGTCATCAAGCGCAAAATGTCGAGCAGGCGAGTGTGGTCGTGGTATCGACGGCAATCAGCCAAGATAATCCTGAACTTGTCGCTGCTAAAGAGCGCCGTATCCCAGTGGTACGCCGCGCAGAGATGCTGGCGGAGCTGATGCGTTTTCGTCACGGTATTGCCGTTGCTGGTACGCATGGCAAAACCACCACGACTGCACTAGTTACCCAGATTTATTCTGAAGCTGGAATGGATCCAACGTTCGTTAATGGTGGTTTGGTGAAAAGTGCGGGTACTAACGCTCGTCTCGGATCAAGCCGAATCCTTATTGCCGAGGCCGATGAGAGCGATGCATCCTTCTTGCATCTACAGCCAATGGTAAGCATTGTGACCAACATCGAAGCGGATCACATGGATACTTACGGTGGTGATTTTGAAGTGCTTAAGCAAACCTTCGTAGATTTTCTGCATCAGTTGCCTTTCTATGGTCAAGCGATCATGTGCATCGATGACCCTGTAGTTCGTGAAATTCTGCCTCGTATTAGCCGTCAAGTGATCACTTACGGATTTTCTGAAGATGCAGATGTGCGAATTGAAAATTATCGCCAAGAAGGCCAGCAAGGTAAGTTTACTGTCGTACGTCAGGGCAAAGATGATTTAGATATCACTTTGAATATCCCAGGTCGCCATAACGCTTTGAACGCCTCTGCTGCAATTGCAGTAGCCACTGAAGATGACATCTCAGATCAAGCAATTTTGAAAGCAATGGCTGGTACTCAGGGTACAGGTCGCCGCTTTGATCATCTTGGTGAGTTTGAAACAGGTAACGGCCAAGCGATGCTTGTTGATGACTACGGACATCACCCAAGCGAAGTTGATGTGACGATTCAAGCTGCACGTGCGGGTTGGAATGATAAGCGTCTAGTAATGATCTTCCAGCCACACCGTTACAGCCGTACTCGTGACCTCTATGATGATTTTGCTAACGTGCTCGATCAGGTTGATGTGTTGATCATGCTAGACGTGTACGCTGCGGGGGAGAAACCTATCTCTAATGCAGATAGCCGAGCCTTATGCCGCACCATCCGAAGCCGCGGGAAACTTGAGCCGATCTTTGTTCCAGAAAAAGAACAGTTGCCAGCCGTGTTAGCCAATGTGCTGCAAGACAACGATCTTGTGCTGACGCAAGGTGCGGGTGATGTCGGCAAAGTTGCTAAGCAACTTGCCAGCCTTGAGTTGAATATTGAACGTTTGAAGCAGGCTTAA
- the mutT gene encoding 8-oxo-dGTP diphosphatase MutT: protein MERIHISAAVILDSAKQNVFIAKRPAKKHKAGFWEFPGGGVESGETAEQASIRELHEEVGIEVQEITSLISLNHDYPDKSLAFDFFVVTQFAGEPHGKEGQEAKWIALDELEEYEFPEANAPVIKELFEWVKD from the coding sequence ATGGAAAGAATTCATATCTCTGCTGCGGTGATCTTGGACAGCGCTAAGCAAAACGTATTTATCGCTAAACGCCCTGCTAAAAAGCATAAAGCGGGCTTCTGGGAGTTTCCTGGGGGTGGAGTCGAAAGTGGTGAAACCGCTGAGCAAGCGAGCATTCGTGAGCTTCACGAGGAGGTTGGCATCGAGGTTCAAGAAATTACATCGCTGATCAGTCTAAATCATGACTACCCAGACAAGTCGCTGGCATTTGATTTTTTTGTGGTCACGCAGTTTGCCGGAGAACCGCATGGCAAAGAAGGTCAAGAAGCGAAGTGGATTGCTCTTGATGAACTGGAAGAATATGAGTTTCCAGAAGCGAATGCGCCGGTGATTAAGGAATTGTTTGAATGGGTGAAGGACTAG
- the yacG gene encoding DNA gyrase inhibitor YacG — protein sequence MTKVTTVKCPTCQEAVVWGEQSPYRPFCSKKCQLIDFGEWAEEEKSIPGAPDMSDSDGWSEDNY from the coding sequence ATGACCAAAGTGACTACTGTAAAATGCCCTACCTGCCAAGAAGCCGTTGTATGGGGTGAGCAAAGCCCATACCGCCCATTTTGCAGCAAAAAATGCCAATTGATCGATTTTGGTGAATGGGCAGAAGAAGAGAAATCGATTCCCGGCGCCCCAGATATGTCGGATTCGGATGGGTGGTCGGAAGACAATTATTAA
- the secA gene encoding preprotein translocase subunit SecA: MITKLLTKIVGSRNDRTLRRLRKIVKQINEFEPTFEALSDEELKAKTVEFRTRIEEGADLDSLLPEAFATVREASKRVFGMRHFDVQMIGGMVLNSGQIAEMRTGEGKTLTATLPAYLNALKGAVHIVTVNDYLAKRDAETNRALFEFLGMSVGINVPNMPPQEKKQAYLADILYGTNNEFGFDYLRDNMAFRSEDRVQRERFFAVVDEVDSILIDEARTPLIISGPAEDSSDLYTRINTLIPSLEQQEQEDSEEYRGDGHYTLDEKSKQVHLTENGQEFVEELLIKNGLMQEGDTLYSPANISLLHHVNAALRAHVLFERDVDYIVTEEGEVVIVDEHTGRTMPGRRWSEGLHQAVEAKEGVKIQNENQTLASITFQNYFRLYEKLSGMTGTADTEAFEFQSIYGLETVVIPTNKPMVRDDMPDVVYRTEAEKFNAIIEDIKERVAKGQPSLVGTVSIEKSELLSNALKKAKIKHNVLNAKFHEMEAEIVAQAGTPGAVTIATNMAGRGTDIVLGGSWQAQVAKLENPTQEQIDAIKAEWKQVHDAVLEAGGLHIIGTERHESRRIDNQLRGRSGRQGDAGSSRFYLSMEDSLLRIFTSDRMASLIQSGMEEGEAIESKMLSRSIEKAQRKVEGRNFDIRKNLLEFDDVANDQRKVVYELRDELMVAEDISDMIDQNREDVFDAIFAEYIPPQSLEEMWDVKGLEERLKADFDLDAPVQSWLDEDDKLYEEALRERILETAKRVYKEKEEVVGEHVLRNFEKSVMLQTLDTLWKEHLAAMDHLRQGIHLRGYAQKNPKQEYKRESFELFQELLEALKMDVITILSKVRVQQQEEVERMEAQRRAQAEEAARRQQLNHQSPENQLADGEEADAQQRPIQREERKVGRNEPCPCGSGKKYKQCHGKI; this comes from the coding sequence ATGATAACTAAGCTACTGACAAAGATCGTTGGCAGTCGAAATGACAGAACGCTGCGTCGCCTAAGAAAAATCGTTAAACAGATTAACGAGTTTGAGCCTACCTTCGAAGCATTAAGCGATGAAGAACTAAAAGCTAAGACGGTTGAATTCCGCACTCGCATAGAAGAAGGCGCTGATTTAGATAGTCTACTACCTGAAGCTTTCGCTACCGTGCGTGAAGCTTCTAAGCGTGTATTTGGTATGCGTCACTTTGACGTACAGATGATTGGTGGCATGGTCCTAAACTCTGGCCAGATCGCTGAGATGCGTACAGGTGAAGGTAAAACGCTTACCGCAACACTGCCTGCGTATCTAAACGCACTAAAAGGTGCAGTTCATATCGTAACGGTGAACGACTACCTAGCTAAGCGTGATGCCGAAACTAACCGCGCACTATTTGAATTCCTTGGCATGTCAGTGGGTATTAACGTGCCAAACATGCCGCCACAAGAGAAAAAGCAAGCGTACCTTGCAGACATTCTCTACGGAACCAACAACGAGTTTGGTTTTGACTACCTACGTGACAACATGGCTTTCCGCAGTGAAGACCGAGTTCAGCGTGAACGATTCTTCGCCGTGGTTGATGAAGTGGACTCCATCTTAATCGATGAGGCGCGTACACCGCTGATCATTTCAGGCCCTGCTGAAGACAGCTCTGACTTATACACTCGCATCAACACGCTTATCCCATCACTTGAGCAGCAAGAGCAAGAAGATTCGGAAGAGTATCGTGGCGATGGACACTACACGCTGGATGAAAAATCAAAACAAGTACACTTGACGGAAAATGGTCAAGAGTTTGTTGAAGAGCTATTGATTAAAAATGGTCTAATGCAAGAAGGTGACACTCTCTATTCACCAGCAAACATTAGCCTATTGCACCACGTGAATGCGGCATTGCGTGCTCATGTACTGTTTGAACGTGACGTTGACTACATTGTGACCGAAGAAGGCGAGGTAGTGATCGTTGACGAACATACTGGCCGTACTATGCCAGGTCGTCGTTGGTCTGAAGGTCTTCACCAAGCGGTCGAAGCGAAAGAAGGCGTTAAGATCCAAAACGAAAACCAAACGCTAGCATCGATTACATTCCAGAACTACTTCCGTCTATACGAGAAGCTGTCTGGTATGACAGGTACAGCAGATACCGAAGCGTTTGAATTCCAGTCTATTTACGGTCTTGAAACCGTTGTTATCCCAACCAACAAGCCAATGGTTCGTGATGACATGCCGGATGTGGTTTACCGCACCGAAGCTGAGAAGTTCAATGCCATCATTGAAGATATCAAAGAGCGTGTAGCGAAAGGCCAGCCAAGCCTAGTGGGTACCGTTTCTATTGAGAAATCTGAGCTATTGTCTAACGCTCTGAAGAAAGCAAAAATCAAGCACAACGTACTTAACGCTAAGTTCCACGAGATGGAAGCAGAAATTGTTGCGCAAGCAGGTACGCCGGGAGCGGTAACCATCGCAACCAACATGGCGGGTCGTGGTACGGATATCGTGTTGGGTGGCAGCTGGCAGGCGCAAGTCGCTAAGCTTGAAAACCCAACTCAGGAACAAATCGATGCGATTAAAGCAGAGTGGAAACAGGTTCACGATGCGGTTCTAGAAGCGGGTGGTCTGCACATCATCGGTACTGAGCGTCACGAGTCTCGCCGTATTGATAACCAGCTACGTGGTCGTTCTGGTCGTCAGGGTGATGCGGGTTCTTCTCGTTTCTACCTATCAATGGAAGATTCACTGCTGCGTATCTTTACGTCTGACCGTATGGCGAGCTTAATTCAGAGTGGTATGGAAGAAGGTGAAGCGATTGAAAGTAAGATGCTTTCTCGCTCAATCGAAAAAGCTCAACGTAAAGTTGAAGGCCGTAACTTCGATATCCGTAAGAACCTACTTGAATTCGATGACGTGGCGAATGACCAACGTAAAGTGGTTTACGAGCTACGTGATGAGCTGATGGTGGCTGAAGACATCAGCGATATGATTGACCAAAACCGTGAAGATGTGTTCGATGCTATCTTCGCTGAGTACATTCCACCGCAATCGCTTGAAGAGATGTGGGATGTGAAAGGTCTAGAAGAGCGCTTGAAAGCAGACTTTGATCTAGATGCACCTGTGCAGTCGTGGTTGGACGAAGACGACAAGCTGTACGAAGAGGCGCTTCGTGAGCGTATTCTTGAGACTGCGAAACGCGTTTACAAAGAAAAAGAAGAAGTGGTTGGCGAGCACGTACTGCGTAACTTCGAGAAGTCAGTCATGCTGCAAACGCTAGACACCTTGTGGAAAGAGCACTTGGCTGCGATGGACCACCTACGTCAAGGTATTCACTTGCGTGGTTACGCTCAGAAAAACCCGAAACAAGAGTACAAGCGTGAGTCGTTTGAGCTGTTCCAGGAGCTTCTAGAGGCGCTTAAGATGGATGTGATTACCATTTTGAGTAAAGTACGCGTTCAGCAGCAAGAAGAAGTTGAGCGCATGGAAGCTCAGCGCCGTGCACAGGCAGAAGAGGCCGCTCGTCGCCAACAGCTTAACCACCAGAGCCCAGAAAACCAACTGGCTGATGGTGAAGAAGCTGATGCTCAGCAGCGACCAATTCAGCGTGAAGAACGCAAAGTTGGCCGAAATGAGCCGTGTCCTTGTGGTTCTGGTAAGAAATACAAACAGTGTCACGGGAAAATTTAA
- a CDS encoding cell division protein FtsQ/DivIB → MSNAAAAEMPTKTHTNRYKQIGVAFFLAVVIAISWVLGTTLGWMLDDEQLPLSQLVVKGELHYTQPQDVQKALSIIPHVGTFMSQDVDELQNALIALPWVAQVSIRKQWPETVKVFLVEHQPLAVWNGISLLNSHGDVFQGDVADLEREAVKLYGPQGSNHQVVDAWKQIDSMLKPLGLETSSLVLNERRAWQVILSNGIRLELGKEALPERIERFALLYKKLGGKVETISHIDLRYDTGAAVGWFPEQDLAQERAND, encoded by the coding sequence ATGAGTAATGCAGCAGCGGCAGAGATGCCAACTAAAACCCACACCAATCGCTACAAGCAGATCGGCGTGGCTTTTTTTCTCGCTGTCGTCATTGCCATCAGTTGGGTACTTGGTACAACGCTCGGTTGGATGCTAGACGATGAACAACTTCCTTTATCCCAATTAGTGGTTAAAGGTGAGCTACATTACACCCAGCCCCAGGATGTACAGAAAGCACTGTCTATCATTCCGCATGTTGGTACCTTTATGTCTCAAGATGTGGATGAGTTGCAAAATGCTTTAATTGCTCTGCCGTGGGTAGCTCAAGTATCTATTCGCAAGCAGTGGCCAGAAACGGTAAAGGTCTTCTTGGTTGAGCATCAACCGCTCGCTGTCTGGAATGGCATATCGTTATTGAATAGCCACGGTGACGTCTTTCAAGGCGATGTGGCGGATCTTGAACGTGAAGCGGTAAAACTGTACGGCCCACAAGGCAGTAATCACCAAGTGGTTGATGCATGGAAACAGATAGATTCGATGCTTAAACCGCTGGGTTTGGAAACTTCGTCACTGGTGTTAAACGAGCGACGAGCTTGGCAGGTGATTTTGTCTAACGGTATTCGCCTTGAGCTTGGCAAGGAAGCGCTACCAGAGCGAATAGAGCGATTTGCTCTTTTATACAAAAAGCTAGGTGGTAAGGTTGAGACGATCAGCCATATTGACCTGAGATATGATACTGGGGCCGCTGTTGGTTGGTTCCCAGAGCAGGATTTAGCGCAAGAGAGAGCAAATGACTAG